From the genome of Geothrix sp. 21YS21S-4, one region includes:
- a CDS encoding electron transfer flavoprotein subunit beta/FixA family protein: MEILVCVKRVPDPAENEIGVAAGGADIGREDLVYAVNEWDNYAVEEALQIVEREGGSVTVVSLGDADIEEAVRREMAMGAEKGLMVVDDRFTGADGLGVASVLKAVAEKDSYDLILTGAQADDGAAQVGGMLAALLDRPFASLVNRIEVKGETLRIGREIEGGCQEVSDIDTPCVLSVQTGINEPRYVGIRGIRKVASVEIPCLDAAALAIEPAAPKVRRVDYFVPAAGAGADMLTGSTKDVAAQLVDLLKLKGGLN; this comes from the coding sequence ATGGAAATCCTGGTGTGTGTGAAGCGCGTTCCCGATCCGGCGGAGAACGAGATCGGCGTGGCCGCCGGAGGCGCGGACATCGGCCGCGAGGACCTGGTGTACGCGGTCAATGAGTGGGACAACTACGCCGTGGAGGAAGCCCTCCAGATCGTCGAGCGGGAGGGCGGCAGCGTGACCGTCGTGTCCCTGGGCGACGCCGACATCGAGGAGGCGGTGCGCCGCGAAATGGCCATGGGGGCCGAGAAGGGCCTGATGGTGGTGGACGACCGCTTCACCGGCGCCGACGGACTGGGCGTCGCCTCCGTCCTGAAGGCCGTGGCGGAAAAGGACAGCTACGACCTCATCCTCACGGGGGCCCAGGCCGACGACGGCGCCGCCCAGGTGGGCGGGATGCTGGCGGCGCTGCTGGACCGGCCCTTCGCGTCCCTCGTCAACCGCATCGAGGTGAAGGGCGAAACCCTGCGCATCGGCCGCGAGATCGAAGGCGGCTGCCAGGAAGTCAGCGACATCGACACGCCGTGCGTCCTCTCGGTCCAGACGGGCATCAACGAGCCCCGCTACGTGGGCATCCGGGGCATCCGCAAGGTGGCCTCCGTGGAAATCCCCTGCCTGGACGCGGCCGCCCTGGCGATCGAACCGGCGGCTCCCAAGGTCCGCCGCGTGGACTACTTCGTGCCCGCCGCCGGAGCCGGCGCGGACATGCTGACGGGCAGCACCAAAGACGTGGCCGCCCAGCTGGTGGATCTCCTCAAGCTCAAGGGAGGGCTCAACTGA
- a CDS encoding (Fe-S)-binding protein: MVSVPFSPASAVLAGVPARLLFLLIPLAGLACFGWMIARRVAPLLKAAPDPRFGDLPKRAVLVLKLWLAQSRQPRYLVAGVLHIVLFFGFLVLALRSFQLVFLGFMETFDLPGLGAVYTVCKDYAATAVLLSAIVLAVRRGIVRPARYAVPEKLGKDHTGEALAVLGLIAVLLLSEGAFEGSLLAAGAHGGAAPLTVAWAFQHLLSGLSVPALAKVNLASYAIHDVTFFYFLCLLPTGKHFHVVTSLFNVFFMRLKPGTVKPVRHGVDDKGLDGLTSFGVKKLEDFTWKHVLDFYSCADCGRCSDQCPANRVKRPLSPRFLSIKGRDHAYRRHPLLGKAEGEESLVGGVYGEDEIWSCTTCGACEEECPIGIEYIDKIVDLRRGMVEEGLVPQSLQKPLSALEKRGNPWGKLEKKRAEWVAGTGEDFPVKLVEKGETADTLYFVDSMTSYDDRMQKIAQATARILVRSGADVAVLGKDEKDSGHEVRRYGEEMLFQNLKEQNTEAIRESGATRIVASDPHAYNALKNDYAGLPPVEHVSEVIATGVDSGKLAFKPVDDPSRVYAYHDPCYLGRHNGLYDAPRRALDAIPGLRRVEMTACRDRAFCCGGGGLGLFYEPEEEQRMGVVRVGMAEAAGANVIVTACPFCLTNVEDAIKVAGLEGRMQAIDLCELVDGQLQN, translated from the coding sequence ATGGTTTCGGTTCCCTTTTCCCCCGCCTCCGCGGTCCTGGCGGGCGTCCCGGCCCGGCTGCTGTTCCTCCTGATCCCGCTGGCGGGCCTGGCCTGCTTCGGCTGGATGATCGCCCGCCGGGTGGCGCCCCTTCTGAAGGCTGCGCCCGACCCGCGCTTCGGTGATCTGCCGAAGCGTGCGGTATTGGTTCTCAAGCTCTGGCTGGCCCAGTCCCGCCAGCCGCGCTACCTGGTGGCGGGCGTGCTGCACATCGTCCTGTTCTTCGGGTTCCTGGTGCTGGCGCTGCGCTCCTTCCAGCTGGTGTTCCTGGGCTTCATGGAGACCTTCGACCTGCCGGGACTGGGCGCCGTCTACACGGTGTGCAAGGACTACGCGGCCACGGCGGTGCTCCTCTCGGCGATCGTCCTGGCTGTCCGCCGCGGGATCGTGCGCCCCGCCCGGTACGCGGTGCCGGAAAAGCTGGGCAAGGACCACACGGGCGAGGCCCTGGCGGTCCTCGGGCTCATCGCCGTGCTCCTCCTGTCCGAGGGCGCCTTCGAGGGCAGCCTCCTGGCGGCCGGAGCCCACGGCGGCGCCGCGCCCCTCACCGTGGCCTGGGCCTTCCAGCACCTGCTGTCGGGCCTGTCCGTTCCGGCGCTGGCAAAGGTCAACCTGGCCAGCTACGCGATCCACGACGTCACGTTCTTCTACTTCCTGTGCCTGCTGCCCACGGGCAAGCACTTCCACGTGGTCACGTCGCTGTTCAACGTCTTCTTCATGCGGCTGAAGCCGGGGACCGTGAAGCCCGTGCGGCACGGCGTGGACGACAAGGGCCTCGACGGGCTGACCTCCTTCGGCGTGAAGAAGCTGGAGGACTTCACCTGGAAGCATGTCCTCGACTTCTACAGCTGCGCCGACTGCGGCCGCTGCTCCGACCAGTGCCCCGCCAACCGCGTGAAGCGGCCGCTGTCGCCGCGGTTCCTCAGCATCAAGGGGCGGGACCACGCCTACCGCCGGCATCCCCTCCTCGGGAAGGCGGAAGGGGAAGAGTCCCTCGTCGGCGGCGTCTATGGGGAGGACGAGATCTGGTCCTGCACCACCTGTGGCGCCTGCGAGGAGGAGTGCCCCATCGGGATCGAGTACATCGACAAGATCGTGGACCTGCGGCGCGGCATGGTGGAGGAGGGCCTGGTGCCTCAGTCCCTCCAGAAGCCGCTCAGCGCCCTGGAGAAGCGTGGGAACCCGTGGGGCAAGCTGGAGAAGAAGCGCGCGGAGTGGGTGGCGGGCACGGGCGAGGATTTCCCCGTGAAGCTGGTCGAGAAGGGCGAAACGGCGGACACCCTCTACTTCGTGGACAGCATGACGTCCTACGACGACCGGATGCAGAAGATCGCCCAGGCCACCGCCCGGATCCTGGTGCGGTCCGGCGCGGACGTGGCAGTGCTCGGCAAGGACGAGAAGGACAGCGGCCACGAGGTGCGCCGCTACGGCGAGGAGATGCTGTTCCAGAACCTGAAAGAGCAGAACACCGAGGCCATCCGGGAGTCCGGCGCGACGCGCATCGTCGCCAGCGATCCCCACGCCTACAACGCCCTCAAGAACGACTACGCCGGCCTGCCGCCCGTGGAGCACGTGAGCGAGGTCATCGCCACGGGCGTGGACAGCGGGAAGCTCGCGTTCAAGCCTGTGGACGATCCGTCCCGCGTCTACGCCTACCACGACCCCTGCTACCTGGGCCGCCACAACGGGCTGTACGACGCCCCGCGCCGGGCGCTGGACGCCATTCCCGGGCTCCGCCGGGTGGAGATGACCGCCTGCCGCGACCGGGCCTTCTGCTGCGGCGGGGGCGGGCTGGGCCTCTTCTACGAGCCGGAGGAGGAGCAGCGCATGGGCGTGGTGCGGGTGGGCATGGCGGAGGCGGCGGGCGCCAACGTCATCGTCACCGCCTGTCCCTTCTGCCTCACCAACGTCGAGGACGCCATCAAGGTGGCGGGCCTTGAAGGTCGGATGCAGGCCATCGACCTGTGCGAGCTGGTCGACGGCCAACTCCAGAACTGA